One Vicia villosa cultivar HV-30 ecotype Madison, WI unplaced genomic scaffold, Vvil1.0 ctg.000852F_1_1, whole genome shotgun sequence genomic window carries:
- the LOC131631626 gene encoding uncharacterized mitochondrial protein AtMg00810-like produces MDDEKSIDTQMPTNGNFDKDENGKDVYVKKYRGTIEYLLYLTASRHDIMFSICIPAHYESAPKESHLKVVRRILRYLHGISKYGLWYFKGSDCNFVDYYDSEFAGCK; encoded by the coding sequence ATGGATGATGAAAAATCAATTGACACTCAAATGCCTACAAATGGAAACTTTGATAAGGATGAGAATGGTAAGGATGTATATGTCAAAAAGTATAGAGGTACGATTGAATATCTTTTATATCTTACTGCATCTAGGCATGATATTATGTTTAGCATTTGTATACCCGCTCATTATGAATCGGCTCCTAAGGAATCACATCTAAAAGTTGTTAGGCGCATCCTTAGATACCTTCATGGCATATCTAAGTACGGGCTTTGGTATTTCAAAGGAAGCGATTGCAATTTTGTTGATTATTACGATTCCGAATTTGCCGGTTGCAAATAA